One Aegilops tauschii subsp. strangulata cultivar AL8/78 chromosome 7, Aet v6.0, whole genome shotgun sequence genomic window carries:
- the LOC109764050 gene encoding uncharacterized protein isoform X2, giving the protein MCGCAEALVRAVVAFFDAFLVDCFLFWFRRHRRRPGPDSPASAHRDPLVPKDWTGEALPASDEEKGALGFSVLQRAHCRTNSWQMAMTQMRSLGERTLLQLIHYPVLLVLISLVVLLVLGALFVIPRSNIKGNMVNLAQASLAILFEAVFRMSCSRTTCSGRTSRTRSRRTRRRSPVTSSSSAWLAPLADPSLAPTNLLLSLVAAFPGVVCSGRWKRKKIYFC; this is encoded by the exons ATGTGCGGGTGTGCGGAGGCGCTCGTGAGGGCGGTGGTGGCCTTCTTCGACGCCTTCCTCGTTGACTGCTTCCTCTTCTGgttccgccgccaccgccgccgccccggccccgaCAGCCCCGCCTCCGCCCACCGG GATCCGCTCGTGCCCAAGGACTGGACAGGGGAGGCGCTCCCGGCCTCGGACGAAGAGAAAGGTGCCCTGGGTTTCTCG GTTTTGCAGAGAGCACATTGCCGAACCAACAGTTGGCAGATGGCGATGACACAGATGAGGAGCTTAGGCGAGAG AACACTACTTCAGTTAATACACTATCCAGTACTGCTAGTTCTCATCTCACTTGTTGTGCTTCTTGTACTAGGAGCACTCTTTGTTATCCCAAGATCTAACATCAAAG GCAACATGGTGAATCTAGCACAGGCATCGTTGGCCATCCTCTTCGAGGCTGTGTTTAG GATGAGCTGCAGCAGGACAACCTGTAGCGGAAGAACTTCGAGGACAAGATCAAGGAGAACCAGGAGACGATCACCGGTTACCTCATCCTCGTCGGCATGGTTGGCTCCTTTGGCAGACCCCTCTTTGGCTCCGACCAACTTACTTTTGTCGCTGGTAGCAGCATTTCCAG GTGTTGTGTGTTCTGGAAGATGGAAGAGGAAGAAAATTTATTTTTGTTGA
- the LOC109764050 gene encoding uncharacterized protein isoform X1, whose amino-acid sequence MCGCAEALVRAVVAFFDAFLVDCFLFWFRRHRRRPGPDSPASAHRDPLVPKDWTGEALPASDEEKGALGFSVLQRAHCRTNSWQMAMTQMRSLGERTLLQLIHYPVLLVLISLVVLLVLGALFVIPRSNIKGNMVNLAQASLAILFEAVFRMSCSRTTCSGRTSRTRSRRTRRRSPVTSSSSAWLAPLADPSLAPTNLLLSLVAAFPGTVVSCSLALRLVFVGVCMVAS is encoded by the exons ATGTGCGGGTGTGCGGAGGCGCTCGTGAGGGCGGTGGTGGCCTTCTTCGACGCCTTCCTCGTTGACTGCTTCCTCTTCTGgttccgccgccaccgccgccgccccggccccgaCAGCCCCGCCTCCGCCCACCGG GATCCGCTCGTGCCCAAGGACTGGACAGGGGAGGCGCTCCCGGCCTCGGACGAAGAGAAAGGTGCCCTGGGTTTCTCG GTTTTGCAGAGAGCACATTGCCGAACCAACAGTTGGCAGATGGCGATGACACAGATGAGGAGCTTAGGCGAGAG AACACTACTTCAGTTAATACACTATCCAGTACTGCTAGTTCTCATCTCACTTGTTGTGCTTCTTGTACTAGGAGCACTCTTTGTTATCCCAAGATCTAACATCAAAG GCAACATGGTGAATCTAGCACAGGCATCGTTGGCCATCCTCTTCGAGGCTGTGTTTAG GATGAGCTGCAGCAGGACAACCTGTAGCGGAAGAACTTCGAGGACAAGATCAAGGAGAACCAGGAGACGATCACCGGTTACCTCATCCTCGTCGGCATGGTTGGCTCCTTTGGCAGACCCCTCTTTGGCTCCGACCAACTTACTTTTGTCGCTGGTAGCAGCATTTCCAGGTACAGTTGTGTCCTGCTCTCTTGCCCTCCGTTTAGTTTTTGTTGGAGTGTGCATGGTGGCATCCTGA
- the LOC109764050 gene encoding uncharacterized protein isoform X3, with protein MCGCAEALVRAVVAFFDAFLVDCFLFWFRRHRRRPGPDSPASAHRDPLVPKDWTGEALPASDEEKGALGFSVLQRAHCRTNSWQMAMTQMRSLGERTLLQLIHYPVLLVLISLVVLLVLGALFVIPRSNIKGNMVNLAQASLAILFEAVFSVG; from the exons ATGTGCGGGTGTGCGGAGGCGCTCGTGAGGGCGGTGGTGGCCTTCTTCGACGCCTTCCTCGTTGACTGCTTCCTCTTCTGgttccgccgccaccgccgccgccccggccccgaCAGCCCCGCCTCCGCCCACCGG GATCCGCTCGTGCCCAAGGACTGGACAGGGGAGGCGCTCCCGGCCTCGGACGAAGAGAAAGGTGCCCTGGGTTTCTCG GTTTTGCAGAGAGCACATTGCCGAACCAACAGTTGGCAGATGGCGATGACACAGATGAGGAGCTTAGGCGAGAG AACACTACTTCAGTTAATACACTATCCAGTACTGCTAGTTCTCATCTCACTTGTTGTGCTTCTTGTACTAGGAGCACTCTTTGTTATCCCAAGATCTAACATCAAAG GCAACATGGTGAATCTAGCACAGGCATCGTTGGCCATCCTCTTCGAGGCTGTGTTTAG TGTAGGATGA